A region from the Natronomonas salsuginis genome encodes:
- a CDS encoding DUF655 domain-containing protein: MSDDGDDAAPRAAVVLDFLPRGRPDDERPQYERSPVAFAIGDTDFRLVEAALTDDAGVNIGDRIEIDPPGENVKHLRTASYDDLSSTAKSELEYAIDGIMDADERRFVDFYNNAQPITTRLHVLNLLPGIGKKLRNNVLDARKRGPFESFENIEERVSGLHDPRGVLAERILEELREEDLKYRIFVRRDAE, translated from the coding sequence ATGAGCGACGATGGAGACGACGCCGCACCACGGGCCGCGGTTGTGTTGGACTTTCTCCCCAGGGGGCGACCGGACGACGAGCGGCCGCAGTACGAGCGCTCGCCGGTCGCGTTCGCCATCGGTGACACCGACTTCCGGCTCGTCGAGGCGGCCCTGACAGACGACGCGGGGGTCAACATCGGGGACCGGATCGAGATCGACCCACCGGGAGAGAACGTCAAACACCTTCGAACGGCATCGTACGACGATCTCTCGAGCACCGCGAAATCCGAGCTCGAATACGCGATCGACGGGATCATGGACGCAGACGAGCGCCGGTTCGTCGATTTCTACAACAACGCCCAGCCGATCACGACGAGGCTCCACGTGCTGAACCTGCTTCCTGGAATCGGCAAGAAGCTCCGGAACAACGTTCTCGACGCGCGGAAGCGCGGCCCCTTCGAGAGCTTCGAGAACATCGAAGAACGCGTGTCCGGGCTCCACGATCCGAGGGGTGTACTCGCGGAACGGATACTGGAGGAGTTGCGGGAGGAGGATCTCAAGTATCGGATCTTCGTTCGCCGTGACGCGGAGTGA
- a CDS encoding RNA polymerase Rpb4 family protein: MTIFKEVLGEEYLTTAEAKELLAEIEADRALDEDREMRYELARAIEHVNRFSVLDAEESRALVEELCELEKVDEATAYKIADLLPQDRDELRTVFAQGRYTLSGDELDEILDIVVKYA, encoded by the coding sequence ATGACGATATTCAAAGAGGTTCTCGGAGAGGAGTATCTCACGACGGCGGAGGCCAAGGAGTTACTCGCGGAGATTGAGGCCGACCGAGCGCTCGACGAGGATCGGGAGATGCGGTACGAACTCGCGCGGGCCATCGAACACGTCAATCGATTCTCGGTGCTCGACGCCGAGGAGTCCCGAGCGCTCGTCGAGGAGCTTTGCGAACTCGAGAAAGTCGACGAGGCGACCGCGTACAAGATCGCCGATCTCCTGCCGCAGGACCGCGACGAGCTTCGAACGGTGTTCGCGCAGGGCCGATACACGCTGTCCGGCGACGAACTCGACGAAATTCTCGATATCGTCGTCAAGTACGCCTGA
- a CDS encoding 50S ribosomal protein L21e, whose product MPSSNGPRQATRNKLKNSARDRGASPPQRSVEQFENDEKVHLKLDPSVPKGQFHPRFNGRTGTVVGKQGRAFKVEIKDGGVTKTLIAAPAHLRRQQE is encoded by the coding sequence ATGCCTAGTTCGAACGGACCACGACAAGCGACCCGTAATAAGCTGAAGAACAGCGCACGCGATCGCGGCGCGTCCCCGCCGCAGCGATCGGTCGAGCAGTTCGAGAACGACGAGAAGGTGCACCTGAAACTCGACCCCTCTGTCCCGAAGGGACAGTTCCACCCCCGATTCAACGGGCGGACCGGAACGGTGGTCGGCAAGCAGGGCCGAGCGTTCAAAGTCGAGATCAAAGACGGCGGAGTGACGAAGACGCTGATCGCCGCCCCGGCTCACCTTCGACGCCAGCAGGAATGA
- a CDS encoding elongation factor 1-beta: protein MGKVAAKMKVMPQSPEIDLDELQERLENALPEGAKISRVDREDVAFGLIALFPTVVIPDEAGGTDTVEEAFAGVDGVESVGVDEVGRI from the coding sequence ATGGGAAAAGTCGCCGCCAAAATGAAGGTCATGCCGCAGAGCCCCGAGATCGACCTGGACGAGCTCCAGGAGCGACTCGAGAACGCCCTCCCCGAGGGCGCGAAGATCAGCCGCGTCGACCGCGAGGACGTCGCGTTCGGTCTGATCGCGCTGTTCCCGACGGTCGTCATTCCGGACGAAGCGGGCGGGACAGACACCGTCGAGGAGGCGTTCGCCGGCGTCGATGGCGTCGAAAGCGTCGGCGTCGACGAAGTCGGCCGAATTTAA